The following DNA comes from Anopheles arabiensis isolate DONGOLA chromosome 3, AaraD3, whole genome shotgun sequence.
ttgcctttttttctcttttttgtttcgtgtgtttgtgtgtgtgtgtgttgctacCTCTTCTCATCCTCCTGTAGCAATGGCTGCGACGTACCGAAAAGGGGGTTTGCTTGCGCGAAACTAGCGGAAACTAGCGCGAAACGGCGATTGCGCTCGAAAGCCACGCCTCTTGGGCGAATTTTTCCCTCGAAAAATCGCCATTCGTTTCCATGGCATGGCATTCGGGAAAGTGTTGCAgtttctttttccatttttgctttgtgctcttttattaattatcttttctttctctctctatcttttttGTCTCTTTTCTTATTCCGGTTTGCGTGCAACGTAAACGCCCAGGCGTCATCTTTTAGTTCCGTTTCTTCATTTGATTATTTACTGTCACAATCGCAGAGCCATCATCAGGAGCAGTCGTCCTATCACCATTCGCATCTGccacaggagcagcagcagcagcaacagcagcaacagcagcagcatcatcaacaacaacatcaccatcacccACAACAGCCCCATTCGTCGCTGGGACATTCCCAATCGCTTCATCAcgagcagcaacaccaccaccagcaacagcaccctcaccagcaccagcaccaccagctcGCGTCCGGGCTAGACAAGTTCGTGGAGCTGTTCAGTGCGGCCCAGCCGCACACGCCGGCCGAATCGATCACCACCGAGTCGTACCTAGCGGACCAGACGCAACATTCCAACAGCTCCAGCGACACGCTCGTCGGGCTCGAGGACAACCCGTCCACGTTCGGTGGCTCGAGCGACAGCATCCCGTCCGCGCTGCTGAAGGCGTCCTACAAGGAGGAACTCCCTAGCCCGTTCAGTGCAGGGCCGTCGACACGAGCGCCCACCACCGAGCCGCCCGACACGGATCTCCTGTTCGAGTCGTCCTCCACCGAAGAGCTCGGGCTGCTGACGCTACGGTCTAGCAGCGATCCGGTGCTGGCGAGCAGTGCCCGTCTGCCCCAAGCGATTGTTCACGCGCAGCAGGGACAGCTAAGGCCCAACGCGCCGGCCACCGCCGGTCCGAGCGGTGTGGAGTcggtggcggcagcagcagcggccgccTCACTGCTGCCCAGCTTCCAGGAAACGTACCCGATCAAGTACAACCAGCTGGCCAGCTACGGGCTGAAGATGGACGACGATTGCTTCAAGATGGCGACCTCCCCGCACCATCATCAGGCTGTGACGGCGGCCTACGCCCACCATGGCAGTGTGTACGGGCATGGccatcagcaccaccaccatcagcatcacGGTGGAGTGGCGGTCGGTGGCGTTGGGCTCGTCGGTACCGGGCTGCACCAGGGTCATTACGAGTTTGGAGCGCACACGGCGGGAGCAGCCGGTGGAGGCATCACGCAGTACAACAACCCGGCAGGACCTCCAGGaagtggtggaggtggtggagcTGGTGGCACTGCAACTGGAAGCTTCTATTCACCTTCGTACGAGCAACATCCAGCTGTAAGTATGACTTGAGCATAAAACATTAATTCCAGGAACTTCTTCAACAACAAACTTTTGTCCCCCTTTTCCGTTCCCAGGGCTATGGTGGACAGGTAGGTGCACAGGACACGTACTCGCTGCCACCGTTCCCGACGGTGGCCGAGCTGCACGTCACCACGACCTGCCATCGCCGCTCGTCCCTCCCGATACAGCGCTCGGAGTCGACGTCCAGCAGCGAAAGCCCCAAACCGCCGCGGATTGCCATCTACAACAAGTATTCGGCGCTTCCGAGTGCCTCCAGCTCGGCGTCCAGCTCTCCAGGCTacatgaacaacaacaatccgaACACGATCAACAACAATgaggtggcggcggcggcggcagcagcagccgcagcagcagcagcaacttccGCCGGCGGTATCGTTGGAGCAGGTGCCCCAACTCCCGTAGTGGCGCCACCGCCGACTGCCGCTTCTACCGTAGTGGCCCGCGCAACCCCGACCTCCCAGAGCCCATCGCAACTCTGTGCCGTGTGCGGGGATACGGCCGCCTGCCAGCACTATGGCGTGCGAACGTGCGAAGGCTGCAAGGGCTTCTTCAAGCGCACCGTCCAGAAGGGCTCCAAGTACGTGTGCCTCGCGGACAAAGCGTGCCCGGTGGACAAGCGGCGACGGAACCGGTGCCAGTTCTGCCGCTTCCAGAAGTGTCTCGCCGTCGGCATGGTAAAGGAGGTCGTCCGTACCGACTCGCTGAAGGGTCGGCGCGGTCGGCTACCGTCCAAGCCGAAGTCACCGCAGGAGTCACCGCCGAGCCCGCCCGTCTCGATGATAACGGCGCTGGTGCGTGCGCACGTCGACACGACGCCCGATCTCGCCAGCCTCGACTACAGCCAGTACCGGGAGCCGGGGCAGAACGAGCCGATCATCACCGAGGCGGAGAAGGTGCAGCAGTTCTACAACCTGCTCACCACCTCGGTCGACGTGATCAAACACTTTGCCGACAAGCTGCCCGGGTACAACGATCTCAGCGTCGAGGACCAGGAGCTGCTGTTCCAGTCGGCCTCGCTCGAGCTGTTCGTGCTGCGGCTATCGTACCGGGCCCGCAGTGACGACACCAAGATGACCTTCTGCAACGGTGTCGTCCTGCACCGCCACCAGTGCCAGCGATCGTTCGGCGACTGGCTGAACGCGATACTGGAGTTCAGCAAGAGCCTGCACGCGATGCAGATCGACATCTCCGCGTTTGCCTGCCTGTGTGCGCTGACGCTCGTAACGGGTAAGTTTGGGAGACACGCCAGTGTTTgtggggaagggaagggaggcACTATTGGAACCATAAATCAAATCGATCTTGCATATATGAAGGCTTTGGGTTGTTGCGTCGATGTTCTTTACCTTAAAATGGTAACGGCGGAGGCAAAAGAAGACCTCCCCTGAAACATCTGCTACTGGGTAACAGTATCCAGGCCCGAAGCGACCCAGTTTGGATATTGCAAATATCCCGCTTATTAGCACTCTATTAGCATGGAATTAATTACCACGCCTCTTTGAGAGTGGAGGAGAGACAGACGCTACCATGACAAGATAATTAATATTCCGTTTTCGGACGAGTAGGTAGATAACAAACCTGGGCAGAACAGATGGCACGTGGCATATAGGTCTATGTAGAACCTGTTTCTAACCGAGCTGCGGCGTGCGATCGATTACCGAGCGTTGATTGGTTCGTGGGTGGAATCGAGAGTTTTGACAAGCGCTTCGTTCGTTCACTTGATTTATGATAAATCGCTCCATTACTAACctgcttcttcctctctctctaccactctctctctttctccatgCTTCTCTAGAACGCCACGGTCTCCGGGAGCCGAAAAAGGTCGAGCAGCTGCAGATGAAGATCATCAGCAGCTTGCGCGATCACGTCACGTACAACTCGGAGGCGCAGCGCAAACCGCACTACTTTAGCCGGCTGCTCGGCAAGCTGCCCGAGCTCCggtcgctcagcgtccagggACTGCAGCGGATATTCTATCTCAAGCTGGAGGATCTCGTACCGGCACCGCCCCTGATCGAGAACATGTTCTTGGCCAGTCTGCCCTTCtaaacctcccccccccccgtactTACTTCCACAATACACAAGATACTAAAAGACACTTGACATGTGGACAAGAATCATAGTAGGCTAGTAGAATTGCAGTACACCTGGCTCGACCGTTGTGAGCAGCAGCCAGTGTTAGGTGTTTAGGGAAATAATCCTTAAATTTATTATACTtattgtgcgtgtgcgtgtgtgagctTAGATAGTAAGAAgacccatgtgtgtgtgtgtgagattgtaaatgtgtgtaagcgtgtttgcgtgtgtgc
Coding sequences within:
- the LOC120901416 gene encoding probable nuclear hormone receptor HR38 isoform X1 codes for the protein MRTRLASLIVVKQEPLSATSTPPPTPHESAHPLSGASFSSPSSSSSSSSSSCSSASSSSSPPSSLFRSSLVVADGCDGLQCYGSFGPAASAVELKHPGQPRVADGVVVVVQHQQQQSAPHADLVAQYFCDRNGHGYGAHANGSGGDLNNNDPSSEQFEFFDEKKCAPHLLSRVATSPVPSAVPAADPSSVSQPASLTATRSPLTPGRSGSGTASGTSDHPHDNLRKVAVSAAAAAAAADSSSSSTTSMLLLQPQASSFSSVSSFDYLLSQSQSHHQEQSSYHHSHLPQEQQQQQQQQQQQHHQQQHHHHPQQPHSSLGHSQSLHHEQQHHHQQQHPHQHQHHQLASGLDKFVELFSAAQPHTPAESITTESYLADQTQHSNSSSDTLVGLEDNPSTFGGSSDSIPSALLKASYKEELPSPFSAGPSTRAPTTEPPDTDLLFESSSTEELGLLTLRSSSDPVLASSARLPQAIVHAQQGQLRPNAPATAGPSGVESVAAAAAAASLLPSFQETYPIKYNQLASYGLKMDDDCFKMATSPHHHQAVTAAYAHHGSVYGHGHQHHHHQHHGGVAVGGVGLVGTGLHQGHYEFGAHTAGAAGGGITQYNNPAGPPGSGGGGGAGGTATGSFYSPSYEQHPAGYGGQVGAQDTYSLPPFPTVAELHVTTTCHRRSSLPIQRSESTSSSESPKPPRIAIYNKYSALPSASSSASSSPGYMNNNNPNTINNNEVAAAAAAAAAAAAATSAGGIVGAGAPTPVVAPPPTAASTVVARATPTSQSPSQLCAVCGDTAACQHYGVRTCEGCKGFFKRTVQKGSKYVCLADKACPVDKRRRNRCQFCRFQKCLAVGMVKEVVRTDSLKGRRGRLPSKPKSPQESPPSPPVSMITALVRAHVDTTPDLASLDYSQYREPGQNEPIITEAEKVQQFYNLLTTSVDVIKHFADKLPGYNDLSVEDQELLFQSASLELFVLRLSYRARSDDTKMTFCNGVVLHRHQCQRSFGDWLNAILEFSKSLHAMQIDISAFACLCALTLVTERHGLREPKKVEQLQMKIISSLRDHVTYNSEAQRKPHYFSRLLGKLPELRSLSVQGLQRIFYLKLEDLVPAPPLIENMFLASLPF
- the LOC120901416 gene encoding probable nuclear hormone receptor HR38 isoform X2, with translation MGKIVAQSSIEGAPHLLSRVATSPVPSAVPAADPSSVSQPASLTATRSPLTPGRSGSGTASGTSDHPHDNLRKVAVSAAAAAAAADSSSSSTTSMLLLQPQASSFSSVSSFDYLLSQSQSHHQEQSSYHHSHLPQEQQQQQQQQQQQHHQQQHHHHPQQPHSSLGHSQSLHHEQQHHHQQQHPHQHQHHQLASGLDKFVELFSAAQPHTPAESITTESYLADQTQHSNSSSDTLVGLEDNPSTFGGSSDSIPSALLKASYKEELPSPFSAGPSTRAPTTEPPDTDLLFESSSTEELGLLTLRSSSDPVLASSARLPQAIVHAQQGQLRPNAPATAGPSGVESVAAAAAAASLLPSFQETYPIKYNQLASYGLKMDDDCFKMATSPHHHQAVTAAYAHHGSVYGHGHQHHHHQHHGGVAVGGVGLVGTGLHQGHYEFGAHTAGAAGGGITQYNNPAGPPGSGGGGGAGGTATGSFYSPSYEQHPAGYGGQVGAQDTYSLPPFPTVAELHVTTTCHRRSSLPIQRSESTSSSESPKPPRIAIYNKYSALPSASSSASSSPGYMNNNNPNTINNNEVAAAAAAAAAAAAATSAGGIVGAGAPTPVVAPPPTAASTVVARATPTSQSPSQLCAVCGDTAACQHYGVRTCEGCKGFFKRTVQKGSKYVCLADKACPVDKRRRNRCQFCRFQKCLAVGMVKEVVRTDSLKGRRGRLPSKPKSPQESPPSPPVSMITALVRAHVDTTPDLASLDYSQYREPGQNEPIITEAEKVQQFYNLLTTSVDVIKHFADKLPGYNDLSVEDQELLFQSASLELFVLRLSYRARSDDTKMTFCNGVVLHRHQCQRSFGDWLNAILEFSKSLHAMQIDISAFACLCALTLVTERHGLREPKKVEQLQMKIISSLRDHVTYNSEAQRKPHYFSRLLGKLPELRSLSVQGLQRIFYLKLEDLVPAPPLIENMFLASLPF